A region from the Pseudomonadota bacterium genome encodes:
- a CDS encoding methylenetetrahydrofolate reductase produces the protein MTIQKRLQNGEFVVLAEMNTPKGVDISRFITDAKRIKGRIDSIVVPDMDNGVMRMSALAGAVLIQQQGIEAIIHIYGRDRNRMALQGDLLAAHVLGIKNLIVVQGDDMANSDHRTAIPVDDLDELGLLAAIRSLQAGKDLAEFDLDGQPEFHTGCRLSPFADDAGMNSELNMAKDKIAAGAEFIITPPVFDINEFKKFMQKASDLGVPVIPTVFLIKSVAVARYIATNEPGAHISEEIIRRIRKSPDREMEGIKIAGETIAQLRKMAQGVLIQAMGWEHRLSAILDAAGI, from the coding sequence ATGACTATTCAAAAACGATTACAAAACGGAGAATTCGTCGTTCTGGCGGAAATGAACACACCGAAAGGCGTTGACATTTCGCGGTTTATTACTGACGCCAAGCGCATTAAGGGACGTATTGACAGCATTGTTGTCCCTGACATGGACAACGGCGTGATGCGAATGAGCGCACTTGCCGGCGCTGTTCTGATTCAACAGCAGGGAATAGAGGCAATCATACATATCTATGGACGGGACCGAAACCGGATGGCCCTTCAAGGCGATTTGTTGGCCGCCCATGTTCTGGGTATCAAAAATCTCATCGTGGTCCAGGGAGATGACATGGCTAATAGCGACCATCGGACGGCGATTCCGGTTGATGATCTTGATGAGCTGGGTTTGCTCGCCGCAATCCGGTCCCTTCAGGCCGGAAAAGACCTGGCAGAGTTTGATCTGGACGGACAGCCCGAATTTCATACCGGCTGCCGGCTCTCGCCGTTTGCGGATGATGCCGGGATGAACAGCGAACTGAATATGGCAAAGGATAAAATTGCCGCAGGAGCAGAATTTATCATAACACCGCCGGTGTTTGACATAAATGAGTTTAAGAAATTCATGCAGAAAGCCTCAGATCTCGGTGTACCGGTGATTCCCACAGTCTTTTTGATCAAATCGGTGGCGGTTGCCAGGTATATCGCAACTAATGAACCTGGTGCGCATATTTCCGAAGAGATCATCCGACGCATTCGAAAATCGCCGGACCGTGAAATGGAAGGCATCAAAATCGCCGGAGAAACCATTGCTCAGCTTCGAAAAATGGCGCAGGGCGTTCTTATTCAGGCCATGGGATGGGAACACCGCCTGTCAGCCATTCTGGATGCGGCAGGTATTTGA
- a CDS encoding FAD-dependent oxidoreductase codes for MKKTDPIQTIDRVLVIGGGVGGIRTALDLAEARKNVVLIDKANAIGGLMTLLDRTFPTNNCDLCTLSPTLSESSRNQYIQLMTLTKIVSLDGEPGNFTATLVTSPRHIDMDRCTACGECRKQFPECVDFNPGLDHRAPTCMRYPQATPQAFSINMSRCSNPQAVIACCPAGAILADDPEREVRLQVASVVLAQGAEIFDPAGLDSFSYGHDPDVVTSLEYERILSASGPTQGKLVCPSDGRIPAKIAWIQCVGSRGLQKGAVSYCSGVCCMFALKEAMVTKERFEDSIDTAIFYMDIRTFGKDYERYYDRSRNTSGVRFVRSRPHSVFRKNGQDQLSITFATEDSSTLKEELFDMVVLSTGFRITNDLRQTATCLGIELNGHGFAQTDGFDPVVTSRSGVYVCGMFEGPKDIPETMIQASASACMAATHVPAAAAISEGDSEFVSERNVTEEDPRVGVFICDCGENIGGVIDVSELGAFAAKLPGVAIAEGVGHGCSRESMKHIEEAIVRYKLNRVVIGGCSPRTHETRFQDLLRRSGLNKYLLEITNLRDQDTWVHKDMPKEATAKARQLIWASVQSVKKARALADNRLPVNRDILVVGGGVAGMSASMRLADQGFKVFLAERHSMLGGVANLVRKTLDGKDVQLFIQDLIQKTLSHPNIQVILNAFIVDHSGMPGMFKTGMQVGARMFYRQISHGITILATGALPNRPEGYLLGRHAAVMTQLDADALLEDMPAKVSDWNNVVMIQCVGSRLPDNPNCSRICCQTAIKNALRILDINPEARIFILYRDMRTYGFQEDYYQTARERGVIFVRYEAAQPPEVREAEKLVEVAFTDPILGRRIEVTADVLLLSTGFISDDESSEDLAAIFKIPRTPDGYYLEDHIKLRPVDFSKPGFFMAGTAHSPRSIRESIAQAEASAARAQTLLSRDSISIGAAIARVDSKKCAACLVCVRACPFGVPFINADGYSEIDPSKCHGCGVCASECPAKAIQLMQFEDDQILAKIYGLLERMVA; via the coding sequence ATGAAAAAAACAGACCCAATTCAAACTATTGACAGGGTTCTGGTGATCGGCGGCGGGGTCGGGGGTATTCGCACGGCGCTGGATCTGGCTGAAGCTCGGAAAAATGTAGTTCTGATCGATAAGGCAAATGCTATCGGAGGACTGATGACGCTTCTGGACCGGACTTTTCCGACCAATAACTGCGACCTTTGCACCCTCTCTCCGACTCTGTCAGAGAGCAGTCGAAACCAGTATATTCAATTGATGACCCTGACAAAAATCGTAAGCCTGGACGGTGAGCCCGGAAATTTTACCGCAACACTGGTAACATCTCCCCGTCATATCGACATGGATAGATGCACCGCCTGCGGGGAATGCCGCAAGCAGTTTCCTGAGTGTGTGGATTTCAATCCGGGCCTTGATCATCGGGCACCAACCTGTATGCGCTATCCCCAGGCCACCCCCCAGGCATTTTCTATTAACATGAGCCGTTGTTCCAATCCTCAGGCAGTTATTGCATGCTGTCCGGCAGGCGCCATTCTTGCTGATGATCCGGAACGTGAAGTCAGGCTCCAGGTGGCGTCAGTAGTACTTGCACAGGGCGCAGAAATATTTGATCCGGCCGGATTAGACAGTTTCAGTTATGGCCATGATCCCGATGTAGTGACAAGCCTGGAATACGAACGCATTCTGTCGGCTTCCGGGCCTACTCAGGGCAAGCTGGTCTGTCCTTCAGACGGCCGGATTCCAGCTAAAATCGCCTGGATTCAGTGTGTGGGATCCCGGGGGCTTCAAAAAGGCGCCGTGTCCTATTGCTCAGGCGTTTGCTGCATGTTTGCACTTAAAGAGGCCATGGTGACCAAAGAGCGCTTTGAAGACAGTATTGATACTGCGATATTTTATATGGACATCCGAACTTTCGGCAAGGACTATGAACGCTATTATGACCGCAGCCGTAACACATCCGGTGTGCGGTTTGTTCGAAGCCGTCCGCACAGCGTATTCCGAAAAAACGGACAGGATCAGCTCAGCATCACCTTTGCGACTGAGGATTCCAGCACGCTTAAGGAAGAGTTGTTTGATATGGTGGTTCTGTCCACCGGCTTTCGGATAACAAATGACCTCCGGCAGACTGCCACTTGCCTTGGAATCGAGCTGAATGGACACGGATTCGCGCAAACCGACGGTTTCGATCCGGTTGTCACATCCCGAAGCGGTGTTTATGTCTGTGGTATGTTTGAAGGTCCTAAGGATATTCCTGAAACCATGATTCAGGCCAGCGCCTCAGCCTGCATGGCCGCAACTCATGTTCCGGCAGCAGCGGCAATCTCCGAGGGCGACAGCGAATTTGTTTCCGAAAGAAATGTGACCGAAGAAGATCCACGGGTAGGAGTGTTTATCTGCGACTGTGGAGAAAATATCGGCGGCGTGATTGATGTTTCCGAACTGGGGGCATTTGCCGCAAAGCTTCCGGGAGTTGCCATTGCGGAGGGTGTAGGACACGGGTGCAGCCGTGAATCCATGAAGCATATCGAGGAGGCGATTGTCAGATACAAACTCAATCGGGTGGTAATCGGCGGATGTTCGCCCCGAACGCACGAAACGCGGTTTCAGGATTTGCTTCGGCGCAGCGGGCTGAATAAATACCTGCTGGAAATCACCAACCTTCGGGATCAGGATACATGGGTTCATAAGGATATGCCAAAAGAAGCCACTGCCAAGGCCAGGCAGTTGATATGGGCATCGGTTCAGTCGGTGAAAAAGGCCAGGGCCCTTGCGGATAACCGCTTGCCAGTCAACCGGGATATTCTGGTCGTGGGCGGAGGCGTAGCGGGCATGAGCGCATCTATGAGATTGGCCGATCAAGGATTTAAGGTTTTTCTGGCAGAGCGGCATTCCATGCTTGGAGGCGTAGCCAATCTTGTACGAAAAACCCTGGACGGCAAAGATGTTCAGCTATTTATTCAGGATCTGATTCAAAAAACTTTGTCCCATCCCAATATTCAGGTGATACTTAATGCATTTATCGTTGATCACAGCGGCATGCCGGGTATGTTTAAAACCGGAATGCAGGTCGGAGCCCGGATGTTTTACCGGCAGATCAGCCATGGCATAACGATTCTGGCAACAGGCGCGCTGCCCAACCGTCCGGAAGGATATTTGCTCGGCCGTCATGCGGCAGTAATGACCCAGCTGGATGCTGATGCGCTGCTGGAGGACATGCCTGCTAAGGTGTCCGACTGGAACAATGTGGTTATGATTCAGTGTGTGGGCTCCCGACTGCCGGATAACCCCAACTGCTCCAGGATCTGCTGCCAGACAGCTATCAAAAATGCTCTCAGGATTCTGGATATCAATCCCGAAGCACGTATTTTCATTCTGTATAGGGATATGCGAACCTACGGATTTCAGGAAGACTATTATCAGACCGCCAGGGAGCGTGGTGTTATCTTTGTCCGGTATGAAGCAGCCCAACCTCCCGAAGTCAGAGAAGCGGAAAAACTCGTGGAAGTCGCCTTTACCGACCCGATACTGGGGCGCCGTATTGAGGTGACTGCTGATGTATTGCTGCTGAGCACCGGCTTTATCAGTGATGATGAATCAAGCGAAGATCTGGCAGCAATTTTTAAAATTCCCCGAACCCCGGATGGGTATTATCTGGAAGACCATATCAAGCTGCGGCCCGTTGATTTTTCCAAGCCCGGGTTTTTCATGGCCGGAACCGCGCATTCTCCACGGTCTATCAGGGAAAGTATTGCTCAGGCTGAGGCTTCGGCTGCCAGAGCCCAGACACTTCTCAGCCGTGACAGCATCAGCATCGGAGCAGCTATTGCCCGGGTCGATTCCAAAAAATGTGCGGCCTGTCTTGTTTGCGTACGGGCCTGTCCGTTTGGGGTTCCATTTATCAATGCGGACGGCTATTCGGAAATTGATCCGTCCAAATGTCATGGCTGCGGCGTGTGCGCCTCTGAATGTCCGGCCAAGGCTATTCAATTAATGCAGTTTGAAGATGACCAGATTCTGGCAAAAATATACGGATTGCTGGAAAGGATGGTGGCATAA
- a CDS encoding hydrogenase iron-sulfur subunit, translating to MEKFEPVIIAFCCHYCAYTAADMAGSLRLCYPANVKIVRVPCSGKVDTIHILKAFEGGADGVYVAGCLEGDCHFKNGNVRAAKRVAYTQKLLDDIGIGGQRLEMVNLSAGMGERFAEIARQITEKIRKLGPNPIRNLTRPLSEASVHISKELPLQ from the coding sequence ATGGAAAAATTTGAACCGGTTATTATAGCATTTTGCTGTCATTATTGCGCATATACTGCTGCGGACATGGCCGGAAGTCTGCGATTATGTTATCCGGCCAATGTTAAAATAGTCCGCGTTCCGTGCTCCGGAAAAGTGGATACGATCCATATTCTGAAGGCATTTGAAGGCGGCGCTGATGGCGTCTATGTGGCAGGATGCCTGGAAGGAGACTGTCATTTTAAAAACGGTAATGTCCGGGCAGCCAAACGGGTGGCATATACCCAAAAATTGCTGGACGATATCGGCATCGGCGGCCAAAGGCTGGAAATGGTCAATCTGTCCGCCGGGATGGGGGAGCGTTTTGCTGAAATTGCCCGGCAAATCACTGAAAAAATCCGGAAGTTGGGACCCAACCCAATCCGAAATTTGACCCGGCCGTTGTCCGAGGCCTCGGTCCATATATCAAAGGAGTTACCATTACAATGA
- a CDS encoding methylenetetrahydrofolate reductase C-terminal domain-containing protein: protein MITAEPKPLEEIIEYIRPFQKILLVGCNECVTVCSAGGRKEVGILSSLLQMSFLKQGKNLQIREHTLERQCDPEYIEELTPMIDGVDAIMSMACGCGVQEISRRFKDKPVFPAINTKFMGASERQGVWAERCQGCGDCLLGITGGICPISRCSKQLMNGPCGGSTTGKCEISPDVDCAWQLIWDRLKALGLEDRYERIIPAKDWRPGRGAGPRKIIREDLAE from the coding sequence ATGATTACAGCGGAACCTAAACCCCTGGAGGAAATCATTGAATATATCCGGCCTTTTCAGAAAATTCTGCTGGTCGGATGCAACGAGTGCGTAACGGTTTGTTCTGCCGGTGGTCGCAAGGAAGTCGGCATACTGTCCTCATTGTTGCAGATGTCATTTCTCAAGCAGGGAAAAAATTTGCAGATTCGGGAGCACACCCTGGAACGTCAGTGTGATCCGGAATATATTGAAGAACTTACGCCTATGATCGATGGTGTGGATGCCATAATGTCCATGGCCTGCGGGTGCGGTGTACAAGAGATAAGCCGCCGGTTTAAGGATAAACCGGTGTTTCCCGCGATCAACACAAAATTTATGGGCGCATCGGAACGGCAGGGAGTGTGGGCCGAACGGTGCCAGGGATGTGGTGACTGCCTGCTGGGCATTACCGGAGGCATCTGTCCGATCAGCAGGTGTTCAAAGCAGTTGATGAACGGTCCCTGCGGCGGTTCCACGACCGGGAAATGTGAAATCAGCCCGGACGTTGACTGTGCCTGGCAGTTGATCTGGGATCGGCTCAAGGCGCTGGGATTGGAAGACCGGTATGAACGGATCATCCCGGCCAAGGATTGGAGACCTGGACGGGGCGCCGGCCCCCGCAAAATTATCAGAGAGGATTTGGCAGAATGA
- a CDS encoding methylenetetrahydrofolate reductase, which translates to MKTESVLEKVLKSGNLAVTSECGPPRGAVPEKVRQKAELLRGYVDAVNVTDNQTAMVRMSSFAAGVILRQMGLHPILQMVTRDRNRLAMQSDIIGAYSHDINNMICLSGDHPKFGDHPMAASVHDIDSIQFVQMVKKMRDEGKFQGGADIENAPKMFIGAAANPFADPFELRVARLAKKVAAGADFIQTQCIYNLDKFEKWMEGVRSRGLHEKTYILAGVTPIKTVGMARYMKNKVPGMDVPQEVVDRMAGVPKEKQAEEGIKICVETIERLKQVKGVAGFHIMAIEWEQKVPEIVERAGLYPRPDIGV; encoded by the coding sequence ATGAAAACCGAAAGCGTACTCGAAAAAGTTTTAAAATCCGGCAATCTTGCAGTAACATCGGAATGCGGCCCACCGCGGGGAGCAGTGCCGGAAAAGGTCCGACAAAAAGCCGAATTACTAAGAGGTTATGTCGATGCGGTCAATGTCACGGATAATCAAACCGCCATGGTTCGCATGTCCAGCTTTGCAGCCGGTGTTATTTTACGGCAGATGGGTCTTCACCCGATTCTTCAGATGGTTACGCGTGATCGAAACCGGCTGGCTATGCAATCCGATATTATCGGAGCGTATTCCCATGACATCAATAACATGATTTGCCTTTCCGGTGATCATCCGAAATTTGGCGATCATCCCATGGCTGCAAGCGTTCATGACATCGACTCCATCCAGTTTGTACAGATGGTGAAAAAAATGCGGGATGAAGGAAAATTCCAGGGCGGTGCGGATATTGAAAATGCACCAAAAATGTTTATAGGTGCGGCTGCTAATCCCTTTGCCGACCCTTTTGAACTCCGGGTTGCCCGTCTGGCCAAAAAAGTGGCTGCCGGTGCAGATTTTATTCAGACCCAGTGCATTTATAATCTGGACAAGTTTGAGAAATGGATGGAAGGGGTTCGAAGCCGCGGCCTCCACGAAAAAACTTATATTCTGGCCGGTGTTACTCCTATTAAAACTGTAGGTATGGCCCGGTATATGAAAAACAAAGTGCCGGGCATGGATGTTCCTCAGGAAGTAGTGGACCGCATGGCCGGTGTTCCCAAGGAAAAACAGGCTGAAGAAGGCATTAAAATCTGTGTGGAAACCATCGAACGCCTTAAACAGGTCAAAGGTGTCGCAGGATTTCATATCATGGCTATCGAATGGGAGCAGAAAGTGCCGGAAATTGTGGAACGGGCAGGGCTTTATCCCCGCCCGGATATTGGGGTTTAA
- a CDS encoding response regulator: MSDKKLILVVDDDPDLVESLAMKLESENFRVAKAYDGVEAMDQIKKDRPALIILDVMMPRKTGYQLCEELKKSEETKGIVILLLTAVAEAVTSTSYTHWEGKSTLADDYIPKPVDLEKLMEIVRDYLS, encoded by the coding sequence ATGAGTGACAAAAAACTTATTCTTGTAGTGGACGATGATCCGGATCTGGTCGAATCCCTGGCTATGAAGCTGGAAAGCGAAAATTTCCGGGTGGCAAAAGCCTATGATGGTGTGGAAGCAATGGATCAGATCAAAAAAGATCGGCCGGCTTTAATCATTCTCGATGTCATGATGCCGAGAAAAACCGGTTATCAACTTTGCGAAGAGCTGAAGAAATCCGAAGAAACCAAAGGCATTGTTATCCTTCTGCTTACCGCAGTGGCTGAGGCTGTGACTTCCACCAGCTATACCCACTGGGAAGGTAAAAGCACACTGGCTGATGACTATATCCCAAAACCGGTCGATCTGGAAAAGCTGATGGAAATTGTCAGGGATTATCTTTCTTAA
- a CDS encoding PAS domain S-box protein, giving the protein MDCNGTVVSVNQKLLEKYHILKSQVVGKSCKEIFRNLFDDPDLPCHQETCPLDKTIAEGVGHSVLRQIERQNGSKYWEDRVFSPILDDAGNVIYVIESIRDVTRTKALENVLHDIRVFMNRLVQSSASAILSADRSGRILLMNEAAEELFGYDFDHTANISVVDLYPQGVAREIMKKLRDDDYGGRGKLPATHVHILTARGEAVPVEMTGAIIYEGDNTETATMGIYNDIRERLALQDAQSQLDQSEKMASLGRLAAGVAHEINNPLTGILMYGNLMKEKMEPDHPLQSNITYILEDAERCREIVKNLLAYSRQSGTSQERFSINVMVEESLRLIRDQSLFMNLTTQKEFSDECMMVKADQNKMCQVVINLVINAIDAMNPNGTLTLKTYRSDDQKRACLEITDTGCGIPAEDRLRIFDPFFTTKDPGKGTGLGLSTAYGIIKDNKGDIVIKETGPGGTTFLVELPLDTDSMELMSIG; this is encoded by the coding sequence ATGGACTGTAACGGCACTGTTGTATCAGTCAATCAGAAACTGCTTGAAAAATATCATATTTTAAAATCCCAAGTCGTTGGAAAATCCTGCAAGGAAATTTTTCGCAATTTATTTGATGATCCTGATCTTCCTTGCCACCAGGAAACGTGCCCCCTGGATAAAACCATTGCCGAGGGTGTGGGCCACTCCGTTTTGAGACAGATTGAGAGGCAAAATGGTAGCAAGTATTGGGAGGATCGGGTCTTTTCCCCCATTCTGGACGATGCCGGAAATGTTATATATGTGATAGAGTCGATTCGGGATGTGACCCGGACCAAGGCGCTGGAAAATGTTCTACACGACATTCGGGTATTCATGAACCGGCTCGTTCAAAGCTCAGCCAGTGCGATATTGTCTGCGGACCGGTCTGGACGTATTCTGCTGATGAATGAAGCTGCTGAGGAACTGTTCGGCTATGACTTCGATCATACCGCAAATATCAGCGTCGTCGATTTGTACCCTCAGGGAGTAGCCCGGGAAATTATGAAGAAACTGCGGGATGATGATTACGGGGGACGCGGAAAACTCCCGGCAACCCATGTCCACATCCTGACAGCCAGGGGAGAAGCTGTTCCTGTGGAAATGACCGGGGCAATTATTTATGAAGGAGACAATACTGAAACAGCGACCATGGGGATTTACAATGATATCCGGGAACGATTGGCCCTGCAGGACGCCCAGTCCCAGTTGGATCAATCCGAAAAAATGGCGTCTCTGGGCAGGCTGGCGGCCGGGGTTGCGCATGAAATCAACAACCCTTTAACCGGCATCCTGATGTACGGCAACCTGATGAAGGAAAAGATGGAACCGGATCACCCGTTACAGTCAAACATCACCTATATTCTGGAGGACGCGGAACGATGCCGGGAGATCGTGAAGAATCTTTTGGCCTACAGCCGTCAATCCGGTACATCGCAGGAACGTTTTTCAATAAATGTCATGGTAGAAGAAAGCCTTCGCCTGATTCGGGATCAAAGCCTGTTTATGAATCTCACTACTCAAAAAGAGTTTTCTGATGAGTGTATGATGGTTAAGGCGGACCAGAACAAAATGTGCCAGGTTGTTATAAATCTTGTAATAAACGCTATTGATGCCATGAATCCAAACGGAACTCTGACGCTGAAAACATACCGAAGTGACGATCAGAAAAGAGCATGCCTGGAAATAACAGATACCGGGTGCGGCATTCCGGCTGAAGATCGTTTACGGATATTTGATCCGTTTTTTACGACCAAAGACCCTGGTAAGGGAACCGGTTTGGGACTGAGCACCGCGTATGGCATTATTAAAGACAACAAAGGTGACATCGTCATCAAAGAAACCGGTCCCGGAGGAACTACCTTTCTGGTGGAGTTGCCGCTGGACACGGATTCAATGGAATTGATGTCGATTGGATAA